Proteins from a genomic interval of Diprion similis isolate iyDipSimi1 chromosome 10, iyDipSimi1.1, whole genome shotgun sequence:
- the LOC124411662 gene encoding ATP-binding cassette sub-family C member 4-like isoform X3 has translation MESSDERRGRKNLEERSNIFSRLILGWMLPIFLKGAGHNLTTEDLWDPLKSDESESLGDRLEKEWKKELIKAERKFLLIKNGQKQPKPRPSLTWALIRVLWAPYAMQGVLVFINVMVLRILQPILQGWIIKCFNHEEEQMARDEALLYAGYLVLVTFGIIFISRHNNLRCRQIGMCARVACCSLLYRKVLRLDQSAMNNAIAGRVTNLMSNDVARLDFFPFYFQYVWLMPFQVILIGYVMWQSVGVASLAGILILIIYAIPFQGYVSNISAKLRSAIAVRTDKRVQFMSELISGIQVVKMYAWEKPFEFMVSQARTLEMKLIGNTTYLTGIRLSFMILLEEITLFSTLITFVLAGNTLTANATFVISALFNALQLTSANFSPQGIVLAGETAVSLERITDFLLLDEIKIPRKVELKSKYGTKYVEGMRDESLENGIGIELVNVATNWVHGRLPPTLCNVSIDVRSQSLSVLVGSVGSGKSSLLHLMLGELKVGAGSLSFYTSKNGIKTSKDSGDVRISYASQDPWLFSASIRENILFGQPYDKTRYHEVTRVCALFKDFEQLPNGDSSFGGERGASLSGGQRARINLARAIYRDADVYLLDDPLSAVDTRVGRQLFEECIIGFLKGKTRILVTHQLQYLRQADTVVVLDHGNIKYRGSYEELDHTSTHLFACEKSDKSDEDKKVKECDDVDTESKKAIPAGINADDRVTTNSESIRDPRDVTEEKVEKGVLSCQLLRGYFLAGSNLFSVIFIATVFVIGQVAMNGTNYWVSHWTNQEALRTKLQSHKSSANDTRYRNDTIGRQQEIRSSSQSQWFDEFGLLNVIPIIYIYAACVIGCMFFVSLRNMLFLRMCINASHNIHNEMFANLLQATMRFFNTNPSGRILNRFSKDVGTMDELLPTTMLESLQILLKMVGSFTMVAVVNPWMTIPIIIICGTIYMIALFYIKTAQDIKRFEGIAKSPVFSHVSLTLDGLTTIRSRGPSEQLLLRKKFDRLQDKHTGAWYLTVAGTTVLGLMLDTCLNIFTACVCFSLIFMDDGTFLGGSVGLAISQCLAMTGLVQYGIRQTTEAILLMTSVERVLQYTNLPKEGPFTTKKPLSIDWPSQGRLNFNNVTMKYADNKPPALKDVSIKINPGWKVGIVGRTGAGKSSLVSALFRLTGEGLDGAIELDGIDTKSVGLHELRPRISIIPQEPILFSATLRYNLDPFEKYSDTELWHSLRELELGNVVSSLDVPVAGGGANFSIGQRQLICLARAILKKNKLLVLDEATANIDRSTDNLIQNTIRQRFAACTVLTIAHRLNTIMDSDRVLVMEEGRILEFDHPHLLLKDPNGHFSHMLQKTGKAMAEKLAKISEDSYQLSCDCRKESDFIHEVRQPLDAR, from the exons ATGGAAAGTAGCGACGAACGACGTGGTCGAAAAAATCTTGAGGAAAGATCGAACATATTCAGCCGGTTGATTCTAGG GTGGATGTTGCCGATATTTTTGAAAGGAGCGGGGCATAATTTGACAACAGAAGATCTATGGGACCCTTTGAAGTCCGATGAATCCGAGAGCCTCGGAGATCGTCTGGAAAA GGAGTGGAAAAAGGAGTTAATAAAagcagaaagaaaatttcttctgaTCAAAAATGGGCAAAAGCAGCCGAAGCCGAGACCGAGTCTGACGTGGGCGTTGATTCGGGTTCTTTGGGCGCCATACGCGATGCAAGGAGTGCTCGTTTTTATCAATGTAATGGTGCTGCGTATCCTACAACCAATACTCCAGGGATGGATAATAAAGTGCTTCAATCACGAGGAGGAACAGATGGCACGAGATGAGGCTCTTCTCTACGCTGGTTACCTCGTCCTTGTAACTTTTGGCATTATCTTCATCAGTCGTCATAACAACCTACGTTGTAGACAGATTGGGATGTGTGCAAGGGTTGCGTGCTGCTCGTTGTTATACAGAAAG GTTCTACGGCTGGATCAGAGTGCGATGAACAACGCGATTGCAGGACGAGTCACCAATTTGATGAGCAACGACGTCGCCCGGCTCGATTTCtttccgttttattttcaatacgtTTGGCTCATGCCGTTCCAG GTGATATTGATCGGATACGTGATGTGGCAGTCAGTTGGTGTGGCTTCGTTGGCAGGCATCCTCATCCTGATAATCTATGCGATACCCTTTCAAGGGTACGTTAGCAACATCAGCGCGAAATTGAGATCAGCAATTGCGGTGCGGACTGATAAGCGAGTGCAATTCATGAGCGAACTCATTTCCGGAATACAG GTGGTCAAAATGTATGCTTGGGAAAAACCATTTGAGTTCATGGTATCGCAAGCTCGGACTCTAGAGATGAAACTGATTGGTAATACCACGTACCTTACAGGAATACGTCTGAGTTTTATGATATTGTTGGAGGAAATCACTCTTTTCTCAACGTTGATCACGTTTGTTCTGGCTGGGAACACCCTTACTGCAAATGCCACTTTCGTGATTTCTGCACTTTTTAACGCGCTTCAACTAACGagtgcaaatttttcacctcaaGGAATAGTCCTGGCTGGCGAAACTGCTGTATCCCTAGAGAGAATAACG GATTTTTTACTCTTGGATGAAATCAAAATCCCTCGAAAAGTggaattgaaatcaaaatatgGTACGAAGTATGTGGAAGGGATGAGAGATGAGTCACTTGAAAACGGGATTGGAATCGAGTTGGTTAACGTCGCTACCAACTGGGTTCACGGCCGACTGCCTCCTACATTGTGTAACGTGTCGATTGATGTGAGGAGTCAGTCGCTCTCTGTTCTCGTGGGGTCTGTGGGCTCCGGAAAGTCATCTCTGCTTCACCTCATGTTGGGAGAGTTGAAAGTGGGAGCTGGAAGTTTGTCATTTTACACCAGTAAAAACGGTATCAAGACCAGCAAAGACAGTGGTGATGTTCGTATTTCTTACGCTAGCCAAGATCCTTGGCTTTTCTCGGCTTCCATACGTGAGAATATTCTTTTCGGCCAGCCGTACGACAAAACTCGATACCATGAG GTGACACGAGTTTGTGCTTTGTTCAAAGACTTTGAACAGTTGCCTAATGGCGACTCGAGCTTTGGCGGAGAAAGAGGCGCGTCCCTGTCCGGAGGCCAGAGAGCCCGCATCAATTTGGCCAGAGctatttacagagacgccgaTGTCTACTTACTTGATGACCCACTCAGTGCTGTTGATACTCGCGTAGGTCGTCAATTGTTCGAAGAATGCATCATCGGCTTCCTGAAAGGAAAAACTCGAATTCTGGTTACTCACCAGCTGCAATATCTTCGGCAGGCCGACACTGTTGTAGTTCTCGACCAC GGGAATATAAAGTACCGGGGATCATACGAAGAGCTGGACCATACTAGTACCCACTTGTTTGCTTGCGAAAAGTCAGACAAATCCGACGAAGACAAGAAAGTCAAAGAATGTGACGATGTTGACACAGAGTCCAAAAAG GCAATACCTGCAGGTATAAATGCCGATGACAGGGTGACGACAAATTCGGAAAGTATTCGAGACCCAAGAGATGTCACCGAGGAAAAGGTGGAGAAGGGTGTTTTGTCGTGCCAATTACTCCGGGGCTATTTTTTGGCGGGCAGTAATCTGTTCTCGGTGATTTTCATAGCGACAGTTTTTGTAATCGGGCAAGTAGCAATGAACGGGACCAATTACTGGGTATCACACTGGACCAACCAAGAGGCCCTCAGAACTAAGTTACAATCCCACAAATCCAGTGCAAACGATACGCGGTATCGTAATGATACCATAGGACGTCAACAAGAGATTCGCTCTTCATCCCAATCGCAGTGGTTTGACGAATTCGGACTACTAAACGTCATTccgataatatatatttacgcaGCATGTGTCATCGGCTGCATGTTTTTCGTCTCGCTGCGCAATATGCTTTTTCTGAGAATGTGCATCAATGCCAGTCACAATATACACAATGAAATGTTCGCCAACCTCTTGCAGGCCACCATGAGATTCTTCAATACCAATCCATCTG GAAGGATACTTAATAGGTTCTCAAAGGACGTTGGCACCATGGATGAACTGCTGCCCACGACCATGCTAGAATCACTTCAAATTTTGCTTAAGATGGTCGGATCCTTCACGATGGTGGCCGTGGTCAATCCGTGGATGACCATTCccataattataatttgtgGAACGATTTACATGATCGCGTTATTCTATATTAAAACGGCGCAAGACATCAAACGCTTCGAAGGAATCG CGAAAAGCCCTGTGTTTTCACACGTCAGTTTAACTCTGGACGGGCTGACGACAATACGAAGCAGAGGCCCCTCGGAGCAATTACTACTGCGGAAAAAGTTCGATCGCCTGCAAGACAAACACACCGGGGCCTGGTATCTTACTGTTGCGGGAACCACCGTATTGGGACTGATGCTTGATACTTGCTTGAACATTTTTACTGCTTGCGTATGCTTTTCGCTCATCTTTATGGACGAtg GAACCTTCCTCGGAGGATCTGTGGGACTTGCTATTTCTCAATGTCTAGCCATGACCGGGTTGGTTCAATATGGAATACGGCAGACTACCGAAGCGATCTTGCTGATGACTTCGGTCGAAAGAGTCTTACAGTACACCAACTTACCCAAGGAGGGGCCTTTCACCACTAAAAAACCTCTTTCGATCGATTGGCCTTCCCAGGGTCGATTGAACTTCAACAACGTCACCATGAAATATGCCGACAATAAACCACCAGCTTTGAAG GACGTCAGCATCAAAATAAATCCGGGGTGGAAAGTTGGGATTGTGGGGAGAACTGGAGCTGGTAAATCTTCCTTGGTCTCGGCCCTCTTTCGTTTAACTGGAGAGGGGCTGGATGGTGCGATAGAATTAGATGGGATTGACACGAAATCAGTGGGGCTGCACGAGTTACGTCCCCGCATCTCGATAATCCCTCAGGAGCCCATTTTGTTCTCGGCAACTCTCCGCTACAACTTGGAcccttttgaaaaatactcggACACCGAGCTTTGGCACAGCCTTCGTGAATTGGAACTTGGAAATGTGGTTTCATCCCTGGACGTTCCAGTTGCCGGAGGTGGAGCCAACTTCAGTATTGGTCAACGCCAGTTAATCTGCCTGGCCAGAGCCATCCTCAAGAAAAATAAGCTCCTCGTGCTTGACGAAGCTACCGCCAACATTGATCGTAG CACAGACAATTTGATTCAAAACACCATAAGACAAAGATTTGCAGCTTGTACGGTTTTGACGATTGCACATCGATTGAACACGATAATGGACAGTGACCGAGTGTTGGTGATGGAAGAAGGCCGAATCCTG GAGTTCGATCATCCACATCTGCTGTTGAAAGATCCGAATGGTCACTTTTCGCACATGCTCCAAAAAACTGGGAAAGCAATGGCAGAGAAGCTTGCCAAAATTTCTGAGGATAGTTATCAACTGAGCTGCGACTGCCGGAAGGAATCGGATTTCATTCACGAAGTTCGTCAACCACTGGATGCGCGATAA